The genomic window AAGTAATATCGGAATGTTGGCAACGGGTGCATTTGGAGGAAAGGGCAGGGGCATTGCTTTTATCAACAGTTTAATTTATAATTTTAATATTAATCAATATGTTCCCGGTATTAAATTAAAGATGCCGAAAACATTTATAATAGGAACAGATGAATATGACCGGTTTATTTCAAAAAGTGATTTGTTAAATCGTGCCGGAAAGGAAACGGATTTTGATAAGATATCTGAAATGTTTTTGCTTGAAGATATAAGTCCGGAATTAGTAAAAGGACTTAATAAAGTATTAAAATTGATAAATAATCCGCTGGCTGTCAGGTCGTCCGGTTTATTTGAAGATTCATTAATGCAACCTTTTGCCGGTATTTTTTCTACATATTTATTGCCTAATAATCATAATGATATTAATCATCGTTTAGAAGAACTTAAAGTTGCCGTAAAAATGGTTTTTGCATCAGTATTTGCTGAAACTTCAAAAAATTATATCAGTGCCGTTAATTATAAAATTGAAGAAGAAAAAATGGCAATTGTTATACAAGAGCTTGTAGGTAATAAATATGAAGATGTTTATTTTCCTCATATCAGCGGAACGGCACAATCATATAATTATTATCCTTTCGGGAAATTAAAACCGAAAGACGGCACTGCTGTAACTGCAATAGGTTTAGGGATTTATGTTGTAGAAGGCGAAAAATCATATCGGTTTTCTCCCAAACACCCGACATTGCAAAATAATACGAATAAAGATCTCTTTAAAAATACTCAAACTGAATTCTTTGCTGTTGATCTAAAGAAAAAATGTATTGATTTCAGTGAAGGAGAAACAACCGGATTAATAAGATTAGGTATCAGTGAAGCTGAACGATTGAATCAAGACAGATTTAAGCATTGTGTTTCAGTATATAATCCGGATAATGATATGATTAGTCCGGGTATTGATAAATACGGACCTCGAATAGTAAATTTTGCAAATATTTTGCAATATAAATACATACCTCTTGCAAATACTATTGATAAAATTCTTTTTATTATGAAAGAAGCAATGGGTTCTCCGGTAGAAATTGAATATGCTGTTGATCTGAATCTTGATGATGATAAAGAAGCTTCTTTTTATTTATTACAAGTAAAACCTTTAATCGGTAATTCTCAAGATTATTCAATTAATCTAAAAAATACAGACATTAAAAATGCATTATTATACTCCGGCAATGCAATGGGTAACGGAAAAATTGAAAATATAAAAGATATTGTATATGTACCGCCTGCAACCTTTAATAAATCAAAAACAGAGCAAATTGCAAAAGAAATCGCCGACATAAATAAAAAAATGATCAAAGAAAACAGGTCGTATGTCTTAATAGGACCGGGAAGATGGGGAACTCGAGACAGATGGATAGGAATTCCGGTAAAATGGTCAGAAATATCAAAAGCAAAGATAATTGTTGAGACCGGTTTAGATGAATTCCCTTTAGAGGCTTCTTCCGGATCACATTTCTTTCATAATGTTACATCTATGAATGTGGGTTATATTTCAGTGCAACATACAAGCAATAAATATCACATAAATTGGAACGAATTTGAAAAAGAAGAAATTATTGAACAAACAGAATTTGTAAAACATATAAAATTTAAAGACAATATTAAAATACAAACAGACGGGAAAAAGCGTATTGCTGTTATTGAGAGATTGAATTAGATTAAATGAAATGAAAATATAAAACAACCTGCAACCTGTAACCTGCAACCTGCAACTCGTTAAAACGGTATCCCGAGAACTAAAAATTCAGGAATAATATACGGTTCACCTTCATCTGCATTGAAGAGGTATGAAACTCTGCCGCCAATTTCAATGGGTTCACCTAATCTTAAAACATAAACTTGCAGAAACAGTTCTGCTCCGGCTGATTGAAAACTGATCTTGTTATTTGAATTAATTTCATCTGTTTCTGCAAAATCATAAAACAAATTAGCTCTTAAACGCTTAAAATAAACAAAAGGTCCTATATTAATATCAGGATACCAAATCGGAAATGAATAATTAAAATTAAAACTGTAAAACTGATCAAAGGCAGCATAATCATAACCTCTCGGAAATGATTGAGGACTGCCAAACCAATAATAATCTGCTGTAGCAGGACCTTCTCGTTGCTTTTCATATCCGGCTTTAATATTAATTGAATGATGTTTTATTATGCCCGGAAAATATAATGAAGTAAAAGCTGATAATTGATGTCCGTTTATATCTTCATTAAAAGGTGTATGTTGATAAATTAAATAAACAAATTGACCGAATTTAGGATTTATATCTTGATTTGCTTGCTTTCTGAAATTATAAGCACTTCCGGAATATGAAAGTGATGAAAAATTTCCGTTTCCGGTTTCGTCAATGTATTGTCTTATATATCTGCCTTCTGTTTTAATGTGTGAATAAGCTGACTTTAAGTTCAGTCCTTTATAATAGATTCCGCGTGAAAAATCTAAAGGTACTGAAAACTCAAATTTTCCTTTTAATTCAGTCCATTCATCAACTTCAGTATCAGAAATATTGATACTCCTTTGTGCCCAATTTCCTTTAACAGAAAGTACAGGATAATATTTTTTAAATATCGCAGATAAACCGCTGCTGTATGTTTCTTCATTAATATTATATGCAGCATTTGCAACACCAAATACCGTATTCATCATATTTGCAGAATAAATATTTAATCCAATTTCCGGACTGAAAGCTTGCAAACTTTCAATATCATATTCAGACGGGTAGTCAGTAGTAAATCCCCAACTGTGAATGTTTACGGCATGTTTAAGTTTATTATATTTTTTCACGGTAAATGTTTTATTCGGTATAAGATCAGGATGCAGTATATTTTTTCCTTGTTCTTGTTCTTGGAGGATTTCAACTGTTTTAAATCTGTATTTATCTGATTCTTCCAACGATTTCAGGTTTGATTCATCAAATTCAATTTCAGCAATATCATAACCCTTTTCAGTATAATCTATAAATACAAGTTTGTTTCCTCTGACTTTCGGGTTATAAGCACCAAACTTTCTTGAAGTAATTTGATATCGCTTCTTTGTATCAATATCAATTGCATAAATATTTCCTGTACCGTTGTAAGGTGAATTATATAAAATGTAATTTTTATAAAAAACAGGCCTGCCGATGTTTTCAGAAGAATGATCTGTTAAATCATAAATTATATCTGTGTTAATATCTAAAATACTTAAAGCTGTTCCTTTTTTATTTGTACGAGTAAATACAATTTTGTTTCCGTCTTCATTCCATGAAGGTGTTCTGATGTATTCATTATTAGGGCTGTTTACTTCTTTATATCGCTTACCTGTTTCTGAATCAATAAAAACAAGTTTCGTTTGCATTTTTGGATTATATTCAACTGCTACAATTTTTTTTCCGTCATTTGAAATTGAAGGAACTAAAAATTTTTGTTTTTTTGTCAATCGAATTTCTTTTTTTGTCTTGATATCAAAAACTATTATATCAGAATAATTCCTAACTTGCCATCTCGGATCCGGATATTTTCTTGACCATACAACTTTATTTCCTGCTGTAGAAATAATACCTGCATCAGTAGCTTTCAGCTTTGTTTCTTTACCGTTACGATCAATTAAATACAAAGTAGTTATATCACTTTTCAAACTTGATTTCTTTGCTAAAAAAGTATTTTCGTCAAGATAGTTAACTTCGGTATATTTTGTCCATGAATTTTTTTCTTCATTATTAATAATAGTTGCACCTGTATATTTAACATTTTCAATTTCTTTACTCCAATCGGATTTTAATTCTTTCATAACTTTTTCGTACAATTTTTTTTCATTCAATCCGGTAGTTTTCTTTAAACCTCTTGAAAAAGCATATGGCCAAAACGAAATTTTTGAAGTGTGTGTTAATGTTTTATCCCAGATGTCATATCCGTATAAAACCCGAGCTTTTGAGCATAACAGATAACCTAAATTATAATAACTCGGATAAAAAGTTTTATATGAACCAAATTTTGCTTTATCATATGAAATATTAATATCATTTAACAATATAGTTCTTATCGGCATATCAAACTGTGGTATTCTTCCTCTTCCTCCGTCTGATAAGGCTGTTTCCGTACAAACTGCATCGCCTTCATAAAACCAATAAGGTATTGAATATTGACCCATTAACAGACCTGTTTGTCCGAAAACAGTACTCATGAACTTTGTAAAATGCTTATTGTTTTTTGAATATTGAACAATATGCCTGAATTCATGTGATCCGAGAGTATAATACCAATCAACTGTACCAAGATCACTTGCATATTGCGAAGGTGTTGAAAACCACGCAGATCGCCTGGGTCTTAATGCAGCAAAACCGTTGGAAATTGTTGATTGATTATAAAGAATAACAGGCAGCTTTTTAGGGCTTGTATTTAAGCTTTTTGTTTCAAAAGAATACAAATAGTCTAATAGATTTGCAGCTTTTTGTGCTTGATCTGTAATTTCTTCAGGAAAAATAAATTGAGCATGTTTACTGTTGATCTCCATCCATTTTATATTATTAGGGCTTTGACCTTGCGAAAAAATTGATGAAGATATTATAAGAGCCAAAAATAAAGTATAAATCTTTTTCATTTTAAAATAATTTAGTTATTCAACAAATCTAACTATTAATGAAAGAATAACAAAAAAGCTTTTGAATTTATCAAAAGCTTTTAAATAATAAAATCAGATTGAAAATTTAATTAAGTTGAACAGCCGTAAAATTCCATCCTTTACTTTTTTTATATTTTTTACCGATAAAGAAAATGGATGCTCCTATAGTTGTTGATGTAATACCAACGGCATCTATAATAACACCAAAAGCTGTTAATATTATTACTTTTGCCAAAGTAGCTGCAATATCCAGGCCCTCAGTATCTTGAGCTTCAATAATAAGAAAAGTTCCTAAAGCAGTAATTAATAACCCGGAAGTTCCAATAACCGCACCTGTAATTTGAGTGGCTTTAAATTTTATACCTATTTTCTCAATTTTCTCAATTTCTAATTCTTGGCCGTCAACAAAAATAGTTTCATTAGTGATGCTGTCTAAATACCCTGTGTATTTTTCTCCTTCATACCATATTCTTACTCTTTTCCCGATTTTTACTTTTTTTATTTTATCATCTTTTTGCATTTCTAATACAACTTTATCATAAGTATCTGTTTGAGCAACAAGTTGTTTACCTGAAAATGAAATAAAAAATAATGTGATAAGAAAAAATGATGTAACTTTAATTAATGATAATTTTTTCATAATTTTAGAATTTATAGTTTTTAATTGTTAAATATATATATATTTCTTTAAAATGAAATAATATTTTGGTCAAATATAATTATTTTACAATGAATTTAGTGGAATAATTATTGAATGCTACAATGATTAAATGCTTTAATGCTATAATAAAAAAGACATAATTAAATAATAATATCTAAATATTTATACTTTAAACCATGAGACTACTCCGAAAAGTCATATTTTGCAAAATTAGTTGCTTTGCACCTTTTTGAAGTAGACTCAACTATTATGTGATATTTAATTATTTAAGCATTGTAGCATTATAGCATTTAATCATTTTCAACCAGCCATATAATTATATTTATAAAAACCAACTCCGTTAAAATAATGGTAGTACCAATAAAATTATTAGAGGATAATTGAATTTAATAATCTGTCAATAATTTTTTTAAAATATTCTTTTCTGTTAATTTTTCTTATAAATTATTAATTTAGCAAGATTATTGTATGAAATTCAAAATAAAGGTTTAAATATGAACAGAGTAATATCAATAAGTAATCATAAAGGCGGAGTAGGGAAGACAACAAGCGTTGTTAATATTGGTGCCGGACTTGCAATTCAAGGACGTAAAGTATTACTTATAGATCTTGACCCTCAAGCTAATTTAACGATCAGTTTCGGTATTCCGGAATCAGAAAATAGTATTTTTAATGCTTTTACAAACGGAAAAGAATTGGAACCTGTAAATATTAAAGAGAATATTGATGTTATTCCGTCTTCATCTGATCTTGCTGCTGTAGAAATTAAGATGAACCCGGAAACTTTTCAAAATAACAGTGTTTCTGAACTTATTGATCCATACAGAAGTAAGTATGATTACATTATTATTGATTGTCCGCCTTCATTAGGTTTATTGACTTTAAATGCTTTTGCTGCTTCTGATGAAGTGATTATTCCAATTCAACCTCACTTTTTGGCTGTAAAAGGGCTGGCAAAAATTATTGAAGTTGTTAATAAAATTAAATCAACTGTAAACAGAAAAGTTGAGATAAGCGGTGTATTTGTTACCATGTTTGATAAAAGAAGGATTCTTCATAAAGATGTATTAGATACTGTTATTATGTATTTTGATGATCGTGTATTTAAAACAAAAGTTCGTTCAAATATTGCATTGGCGGAAGCTCCTGTTTTAGGGAAAGATATATTTGAATATGACCAAAGCAGTAACGGTGCTTTTGATTACGGAAGAATAGTATTAGAAGTAATTGATATGGAAGCTGAATTCGGAAAATAAATAATAGTAGTTTACTCTGAATGCGGAAATAGTGTTTTTAATTGAAATTTATAATTTATATTATAAAACGAGTACTTTTAATAAAAGCCAATAAATATAATTACAATATCCATTTTTTTTTTATTTTAGCATTTAATCATTGAAGCATTTTATTATTAAAGTTGAGTATAAATAAGCAGATAACTGATATTTTAATTTTTATTGAATAGCATAGACTCTGACAGATATGGCAAAAAAAAGTTTCATAGGAGGATTAGATAATTTATTAGCTTCGGCAGGATTAAAGAAAAAGATTGATGTCAAAGAAGATATTACTAAAGAAATAAAGGAAACTGAAGACCTTTCAGATGATGAAAAACATTGGTTGCTGATAAAACTTGACAATTTAAAGGAAGAACTTAAATTATGGAGATCAGGGAAAATATCTATTGATAAATTTCACGAATCATTAAAAGAACAAGGCTTAAAATATAATTCAGAAACTAATGAATTTCAGGAAATATAATTACTCATGTTTTGCACATTCTAACGGTCTGATTTTGAGACGTTAATACTTTTGAAAATATGTCAAGTCAGAAATTAATATGCAGAATAACAATGTAATACGCTGAAAGTTCCAATTTTAATATGTATTTATTTTTATGTAGGTATGAAAAAGTCGCATAGCGACGGACTCTTTGTAACACGGCACGGGAGTGCCGTGAATATTGCAGAAATTGTTCAAAGTTCCGTAGGAACGTACTAAAACCGGTTTAAGATCGTTCCTACGGAACTTATTCAAATTCAACTTACTGCACGGCACTCCCGTGCCGTGTTACAAAGAGTACAATCCTACGGATTTTTTATGCTGAAAAAAGAAGAGATATTACAATTTCTGTCTGCTAATAAAGAATTATTCAGGAAGAAATATAATATAATAAAATTTGGTATTTTTGGTTCTTTTGCTCGTGATGAGCAAACTGAAAGTAGTGATATTGATTTAATAATTGAAATGGAGTTGGACACACCTGAAATATTTGAAAAAAAACAAGAAATTAGAAAAATATTAAAGAAAAAAAATATTTGCAAAAGTCCCATAGGGACGAACAACTTGTAACACGGCACATGTGCCAAATATACTTTGGCAGCTGTGCCGTGATTGACAGACAACTAAATATTAGTTCCGTAGGAACGAACTAAAACAATAATAGAATATGAGACCGTCCCTATGGGACTTATGCACTTGCATTTATCTATTCACGGCACTTCCGTGCCGTGTTACACATAGTGGTAATTGCTATCGCAATTAATCTACGGCATTAATACATAATGTAAGGTAAAAGCAAGTACAAGCACTGATATTAACAAAATTGTTATAAAATGTGCATTTAGATAAAAATTTGTAAATAGTTTAAAATCAGCAATAAAAGTTTTGTTTGTCACAAGAAAATATAAATATTGTCTGATTTCGATAAAAAAGAAAATATATCTCATTTTAATTATCATTCTGATAATTATTTATTGGCTGATTTTGCCTTCTCAACTGTTTAATAATCCGTATTGTACTGTAATTAAGGATTATAATGGAGAACTTCTCGGCGCACATATTGCTGAAGACGGTCAATACAGATTTCCGGAAACCGAAAATGTTCCTGGAAAATTTAAAGAAGCGATTATTACATTTGAAGATAAACGTTTCAAATATCATTGGGGTATTGATATAATTAGTCTGTGCAGAGCAATAAAGCAAAACTTATCAGCAGGAAAAGTTGTTAGCGGCGGCAGCACTATACCAATGCAAGTTATTCGACTTTCCCGTAAAGGAAAAAAAAGAACAGTGTGGGAGAAGATTATTGAAATAATTCTCGCAACTCGTTTAGAATTTTCATATTCTAAAACTGAAATATTGCAAATGTATGCTTCACATGCTCCTTTCGGAGGTAATGTAGTGGGGATTGATGCTGCCTCTTGGAGATATTTCGGAATAAGTGCTGATAAGTTGTCTTGGGCACAAGCAGCAACTCTTGCCGTTTTGCCTAACAGCCCGGCTCTAATTCATCCCGGAAGAAACAGAGATGCACTTATAAGTAAAAGAAACAGATTGCTTAAAAAATTAAATGAAAGAGATATTATTGATGATGAAACATATGAACTTTCAATTGAAGAAGATGTTCCGATTGTAACAAAAGCATTTCCTGATTTGGCATATCATCTTTTAATGAGAGTTAAAAAAGAAAAAAACAGTATTGTAAATACAACTTTACATTCGGATGTTCAATCTCATGTGAACCGAATAGTAGAAAAGCATCATAAGAAATTGTCCGGTAATAAAATTAATAACCTTGCAGTATTGGTTTTAGAAGTTGAGACCGGAAATGTAATATCATATGTCGGTAATATTAATGACTTTTCTGATAAAGCTAACAGTAATTCGGTTGATTTGATAATGTCTGAAAGAAGTACCGGCAGCATATTGAAACCTTTTTTATATGCATCAATGTTGACTGACGGAGAGATATTGCCGAATACTTTGGTTTATGATATTCCTACACGAATCGGAGGATATACACCGAGAAATTACAGCAGAGGTTACAGCGGAGCAGTTCCTGCACATGAAGCTTTGGCAAGGTCGCTTAACATTCCTGCCGTTAGAATGTTAAGAGCATACGGACTTGAAAAACTATATCATAAATTAGAAGATGTCGGGATGAATACACTTCATAATCATGCAAATCATTATGGTTTGTCATTAATACTTGGTGGTTGCGAAGGAACATTGTGGGAGATTTGCGGTATTTATGCATCTATGGCAAGAACATTGAATAATTATGAAGAATACGGTTATCAATATGATAAAGGTGATTTTCATCCTCCGGTATATTATAATATTGATAAAGCGGAAAAAAATAAATTGTCTGATTGGGCACATTTTGAGAACAGCTCTTATTTTTCTGCATCTTCAATATACTTAACTTTTGAAGCTATGCTGGATGTCGAAAGGCCTGATGATTTATCAAATTGGGAAATGTTTCAATCTTCAGAACGAATTGCATGGAAAACAGGAACAAGTTTCGGTTTCAGAGATGCATGGGCAATTGGTGTAACAACAAAGTATGTAGTTGGTGTATGGGCAGGTAATGCCGACGGTGAAGGTCGCCCGGGTTTGGTTGGTATTAAAGCAGCAGCACCCGTTTTATTTGATGTATTTGATATTTTGCCTGATGCTCAAAATTGGTTTAAATTTCCCGAAACTGATATGGTTAAAGCAGATATTTGCAAGAAAAGCGGACATCTCGCAAGTATTATTTGTGATGATACAGAAGAAGTATTTATACCGTCTTCAGGAATTCGAACTTCTCCTTGTCCTTATCATAAAATTGTACATTTAGATATGAATGAGCAATTTCAAGTAGATGCCGGTTGCGAGAATATTGAAGACATTATAACAAAAGCATGGTTTGTGTTGCCGCCGGCTGTTGAGAACTATTATAAATCTTTTAATGCATCATATAAATTTTTACCGCCGTTCAGAAATGATTGTAAGGGTTCTGCAGACCGATCGGAAAAAAATATGGAACTGATTTATCCTTTTCATAATACTAAAATCTATGTTCCTGTTGAGTTATCCGGAAAACTCGGTAAAACTGTATTTGAAGCAGCTCACAGAAATAAAAATGCAATTGTTTTTTGGTATGTTGATGATGATTTAGTCGGACAAACAAAAGGCATTCATCAAATAGAATTAAGCCCGCCCGAAGGAGAACATGTTTTGACTTTGATTGATGAGAACGGGGAAAAACTTGTAAAGAAATTTGAGATTTTGGGTAGAAAATAAAAAAACCTTTGGATATTATTATGAAAAATAATATTTTTGGTGCAAACAGCAGAAGCAATTTAAAATAACAAAAATCAATATACACATAGTTGATATTAACTACATTGTTGTATTTGATGCATTGTTGTGTTTAGGTAATAGAACATTTGAGTTGTTTTAAATAACGTTCTGCAGCATGTAAAGAAATGAAATAGCAAAGAAAGAAAAAATGTTAAATGAGATAATAAAATACTATACAAAAGCGAAAAGGACAGCATTATTAGCCCAAGATAACCTAACGAATAAATGGTTTCACATCTTTTCTGTAATTGAATTATTGCCTTCTGAAATTCAGGACTATAATATTCCTACAACGGATTGGTTTGAGAATAAAATTATAGGTTCAAAAATTTCATCAAAAAATATGAGTTATAATTATTACCTAATTGTAAATGATTTAACATCAGACGAAGCAATAAAGCTATTTAATTCACCTAATACAAATAACAGTATTGATGGAAAAATAAACAACTATTTTAATACAGATTTTCGTAAAGAACCTAATAGTGATTATCCATTATTACTTCCTTCAAACATGTATTCAGAAGATGGTTTGGCTACTGTTTTACCAAAAAGAAATTGCGAGTTATATGTTTGGACACAAATTGATTTCAATCGTATTGTTGAAAACCAATTCAAATCAGACATTATCACAAGAGAGATGAGAGCCATGAGCCAATTAACAAATGATTGGCTTGGATTTGACATCTGGTCAAAATTTGAACATGTTGGGAATATTTATCTTGTTGCACCTAATCCTTATTTCAGAAAATTTAAAATTTCGTTATCAACAAATCCAACGGGTATATTCTATGATTTTAAATTACGCAAGAATACAAGAAAGGAAAAGTTCACAATTAGAATTATTGATAAACATGGAGATGCAATTGCATTAGATAAAGAATTTGAAATAAAGGAAAATATTGGACTATTAGAATTGCCACATGAACCACATTTAATAGAAATACGGGTGTATAATAAAAACAAAAACCTTATAGCTTTACATCCTCCTTCAACTTTTATAAAGTCTATTCATCTCGACATGTTGATGAAACAGGCTGATTTTCATGTAAAAGTAAATGATGATAAGGAGTTTGTAGTTGAAAAATTCTCTAAACCACAAAAGTCTATTGTTGGGAATAAGGAAACTAATTTCAATGCTGAATACTATTTTAAACGTGCAGAAGAAGAGCGAAAATATATTTCGTATAAAAAAA from Bacteroidales bacterium includes these protein-coding regions:
- a CDS encoding pyruvate, phosphate dikinase → MTKKSEIVNKIINTGYFERDILYQLMRNRVEKILLVAHLYDALSIEREGRLDDAVRGDYYKMNLSSAPEIIRAHTLADAQKKLKEENFDLIIIMAGIDRRTPLNIAKKIKEEYSKIPIFLLVNNNTDINYYKKHQRSLKSIDNIFVWNGDSNIFLTIVKLLEDKLNVENDTKIGLSRIILLVEDDERYYSRYLPILYRSVMEQTQRIIDDSSGVDDMYKLLKMRLRPKILLAVNYNDAIDIYNKYKDYILSVISDVKFKKNNIVNNKAGFLLVKHIKTLTPGIPTAIQSSDIENKIPAERDCASRFIDKNSETLMLDIKEFIMYNLGFGDFVFRNNKHTEVARATDMDEFYKKLHEISDESLSYHASKNHFSLWLRARGEIKLAEKIEPLKLSDFKSIQGIREYLIKTFFNSKIEQNKGRIISVDDNTVIHESNIGMLATGAFGGKGRGIAFINSLIYNFNINQYVPGIKLKMPKTFIIGTDEYDRFISKSDLLNRAGKETDFDKISEMFLLEDISPELVKGLNKVLKLINNPLAVRSSGLFEDSLMQPFAGIFSTYLLPNNHNDINHRLEELKVAVKMVFASVFAETSKNYISAVNYKIEEEKMAIVIQELVGNKYEDVYFPHISGTAQSYNYYPFGKLKPKDGTAVTAIGLGIYVVEGEKSYRFSPKHPTLQNNTNKDLFKNTQTEFFAVDLKKKCIDFSEGETTGLIRLGISEAERLNQDRFKHCVSVYNPDNDMISPGIDKYGPRIVNFANILQYKYIPLANTIDKILFIMKEAMGSPVEIEYAVDLNLDDDKEASFYLLQVKPLIGNSQDYSINLKNTDIKNALLYSGNAMGNGKIENIKDIVYVPPATFNKSKTEQIAKEIADINKKMIKENRSYVLIGPGRWGTRDRWIGIPVKWSEISKAKIIVETGLDEFPLEASSGSHFFHNVTSMNVGYISVQHTSNKYHINWNEFEKEEIIEQTEFVKHIKFKDNIKIQTDGKKRIAVIERLN
- a CDS encoding ParA family protein, which gives rise to MNRVISISNHKGGVGKTTSVVNIGAGLAIQGRKVLLIDLDPQANLTISFGIPESENSIFNAFTNGKELEPVNIKENIDVIPSSSDLAAVEIKMNPETFQNNSVSELIDPYRSKYDYIIIDCPPSLGLLTLNAFAASDEVIIPIQPHFLAVKGLAKIIEVVNKIKSTVNRKVEISGVFVTMFDKRRILHKDVLDTVIMYFDDRVFKTKVRSNIALAEAPVLGKDIFEYDQSSNGAFDYGRIVLEVIDMEAEFGK
- a CDS encoding nucleotidyltransferase domain-containing protein, whose protein sequence is MLKKEEILQFLSANKELFRKKYNIIKFGIFGSFARDEQTESSDIDLIIEMELDTPEIFEKKQEIRKILKKKNICKSPIGTNNL
- the pbpC gene encoding penicillin-binding protein 1C gives rise to the protein MYLILIIILIIIYWLILPSQLFNNPYCTVIKDYNGELLGAHIAEDGQYRFPETENVPGKFKEAIITFEDKRFKYHWGIDIISLCRAIKQNLSAGKVVSGGSTIPMQVIRLSRKGKKRTVWEKIIEIILATRLEFSYSKTEILQMYASHAPFGGNVVGIDAASWRYFGISADKLSWAQAATLAVLPNSPALIHPGRNRDALISKRNRLLKKLNERDIIDDETYELSIEEDVPIVTKAFPDLAYHLLMRVKKEKNSIVNTTLHSDVQSHVNRIVEKHHKKLSGNKINNLAVLVLEVETGNVISYVGNINDFSDKANSNSVDLIMSERSTGSILKPFLYASMLTDGEILPNTLVYDIPTRIGGYTPRNYSRGYSGAVPAHEALARSLNIPAVRMLRAYGLEKLYHKLEDVGMNTLHNHANHYGLSLILGGCEGTLWEICGIYASMARTLNNYEEYGYQYDKGDFHPPVYYNIDKAEKNKLSDWAHFENSSYFSASSIYLTFEAMLDVERPDDLSNWEMFQSSERIAWKTGTSFGFRDAWAIGVTTKYVVGVWAGNADGEGRPGLVGIKAAAPVLFDVFDILPDAQNWFKFPETDMVKADICKKSGHLASIICDDTEEVFIPSSGIRTSPCPYHKIVHLDMNEQFQVDAGCENIEDIITKAWFVLPPAVENYYKSFNASYKFLPPFRNDCKGSADRSEKNMELIYPFHNTKIYVPVELSGKLGKTVFEAAHRNKNAIVFWYVDDDLVGQTKGIHQIELSPPEGEHVLTLIDENGEKLVKKFEILGRK
- a CDS encoding phospholipase D family protein, with the translated sequence MLNEIIKYYTKAKRTALLAQDNLTNKWFHIFSVIELLPSEIQDYNIPTTDWFENKIIGSKISSKNMSYNYYLIVNDLTSDEAIKLFNSPNTNNSIDGKINNYFNTDFRKEPNSDYPLLLPSNMYSEDGLATVLPKRNCELYVWTQIDFNRIVENQFKSDIITREMRAMSQLTNDWLGFDIWSKFEHVGNIYLVAPNPYFRKFKISLSTNPTGIFYDFKLRKNTRKEKFTIRIIDKHGDAIALDKEFEIKENIGLLELPHEPHLIEIRVYNKNKNLIALHPPSTFIKSIHLDMLMKQADFHVKVNDDKEFVVEKFSKPQKSIVGNKETNFNAEYYFKRAEEERKYISYKKNKEFVFFPGAKTDEESTKLKKQAKDLIREIINNSKETCYICDPFFKVKDLIDYAFYIKNSGVKLKILNCKEQVKKEDAKQLHDAINEYNSKPFQKIELRLLRGDCVLHDRFIISDLNVWYLGTSLNEFGKRATTIAKVPKSSDTQIIKEIEKWFLNNKYSVSIEDYISILKDE